From Halichondria panicea chromosome 12, odHalPani1.1, whole genome shotgun sequence, a single genomic window includes:
- the LOC135345675 gene encoding uncharacterized protein C18orf63-like yields LRLYISKLPNVSSLEVYVANYELSTDGPALQLLKSKCREVARSDSGLLASPTHEALRTPFGSPPELSLWIVSKAGYIKNPKTAKILSNLQLKLQRKVVLNHTILQACYHFTLVARLAPKWNRVLSWLLQGCEFLTEGKGQGIDLQVGLTNEEITVTLSVYKFSFSLMKVEDLLTTFSLLNTFRTDPQCVINEGSIYNNRCFLLPNFTVGYIYSTSHFLTPGTEFQSYDQVRLHWKKQHGIILPERENLFYQVFFKGNPRKFFSYPGSCVYKNKPIHFPSRDTDQVATAFIADLHARLQTQVVPNIRIPQQFTGPRVVPILKYKVTAPSVNKTIAPQAKPKAPIVPIFKPVSMGTNSQLLGKRQTVKNSVTEATKRPCLEPIVTTQTTVLDACAQQTQSQTILKKSLHQLNTKKRRAPQSTTKKL; encoded by the exons CTCAGACTCTATATTTCCAAGCTACCAAATGTCTCCTCCTTGGAAGTTTATGTGGCCAACTATGAGCTGTCTACAGATGGACCTGCTTTACAACTACTAAAATCAAAGTGCAG GGAGGTGGCTCGCTCTGACTCCGGACTGCTGGCCTCCCCCACTCACGAGGCACTGAGAACTCCCTTTGGGTCACCTCCAGAGCTGTCGCTATGGATTGTGTCTAAG GCTGGTTACATAAAAAATCCAAAGACGGCTAAAATTCTGAGCAATCTTCAATTGAAA TTACAAAGAAAGGTAGTGCTGAATCACACCATACTCCAAGCTTGCTATCACTTCACCCTGGTCGCCCGCCTGGCCCCTAAGTGGAACAGAGTCCTCTCATGGCTCCTACAGG GTTGTGAGTTTTTAACAGAAGGAAAAGGGCAAGGGATTG ACTTACAAGTTGGGCTGACTAATGAGGAGATAACGGTCACTCTCTCTGTGTACAAGTTCTCGTTTAGTCTGATGAAG GTGGAAGACCTACTGACAACGTTTTCTCTGCTCAACACCTTCAGGACGGATCCCCAGTGTGTTATCAATGAAGGCAGTATCTACAACAATAGGTGCTTTCTGCTACCTAA TTTCACTGTGGGCTACATCTACTCCACCTCTCACTTCCTTACCCCTGGCACAGAGTTCCAAAGCTATGACCAAGTTAGGCTACACTGGAAGAAACAG CATGGTATTATTCTTCCTGAGAGGGAGAATCTCTTCTACCAGGTGTTCTTTAAAGGGAACCCAAGAAAGTTTTTCAG TTACCCAGGCAGCTGTGTGTATAAAAACAAGCCGATCCACTTCCCCAGCCGAGACACTGACCAGGTCGCCACTGCATTCATAGCAGACTTACACGCCCGACTACAAACTCAAGTGGTTCCGAATATTCGTATTCCACAACAGTTCACAGGACCTCGTGTTGTACCTATATTGAAGTATAAAGTGACAGCACCTTCAGTAAACAAGACAATAGCTCCTCAGGCAAAACCTAAGGCTCCTATCGTACCAATATTCAAGCCTGTTTCGATGGGAACAAATTCTCAGTTGCTCGGCAAGAGGCAGACAGTGAAGAACTCAGTAACTGAAGCTACAAAAAGGCCATGTTTAGAGCCTATAGTTACAACTCAAACAACAGTACTCGATGCATGCGCACAGCAAACACAGTCTCAAACTATTCTCAAGAAATCATTGCATCAATTGAACACTAAGAAACGACGAGCCCCTCAATCAACCACCAAGAAGCTTTAA